A window of Kribbella sp. NBC_00382 genomic DNA:
TCCACAGCCGGCAGCCCAAGCTTCGTCAACGCCGACAACCCATAACCCGCAATAGCCACCGCCTTCGGACGACCGAGCCGGTCAGCCACATGCCCACCAGCCAGCCTCAAGAGCGCGGTCGCACCGGTGTAGAGCGCATCCAGTGCACCCAGTTGCAGGAAGCCGAGCCCCAGCCCGTACATGAGATAGAGCGGCAGAATCGCCGTCACCATCTCAGCCGAGGCATCGGTCACCAGGCTGACGAGGCCGAGCGCCACCACAGTTCCCGACACCCGGCGGACAGGAGAACTTGTTTTTGGGGTCGCAACCCGGGCGGCATCGGCCGCCCGGGTGCTGGAGAGGTACATCATTTGGGGTGGCAGGTGCCTTGGACCGAGTCGGTGAAGGTTCGGCCGGCGACCGGGACGAAGGCGGCGGTGTAGCCGGTGGCGGTGAGGGTCAGTTTGCCTACACCGAAGGTGTTGTAGTCCTTCTTCTCGATCGTCGCCTTGGTGGTGCCGCCGGCGCCGTAGAGCGCGCGGCCGCCGGTGCCGATCAAGAGTTGGCGGACACCGTTCGTCGCGTCCTTGGTGCCGTCCGGCTTCGACGGGGCGAAGCGGATGTAGTTGTGGTCGTGGCCGCTGATCACCAGGTCGGCCTTGTAGTCGTAGAGCGCCTGGAAGAACGGCTGCATCGACGTGTTGTCGCTGTAGTTGCCGGCAGCGAAGCGGGAGTGGTGCCAGTAGGCCGCAGTACAAGGCTTCGTGCTCGCGGCGAGATCGGCGCGCAACCACTGGACCTGAGCACTCGTGGAGGTCTTCGCGATGTTCGAGTTGAGCGCGACGAAGTGCCAGTCGCCGACGTCGTAGCTGTAGTAGCCCTTGGTCCGGTCACCCGCCCGGCCGGTCGCCTGCCCGACACCGTTGAAGTAGTCGAAGTACCCCTTGGCGTTGGCCGTGACGTACTCATGGTTGCCCGGCGTCGGGAACGTCTTACTCTTGAAGACACCCCACTGCGGGTTGTAGCTGTTGTTGTACTCCGAAAGCGTCCCGCTCTCGTAAGCGTTGTCCCCCGCCGTGATCACCGCCGTCGGATTCATCGCCTCCACCAGCGGCCGGGTCTGGTTGCACGCCGACCCGCAGATGTCACCAGCGGCCGCGACCGTGACGGTCGCCAGAATCCCCGCCTGGTAGGCGTCGACCCGGTAGCTGCTCGCCGACGAAGCGAAGTTCGGCTTGACCGTCACGCAGCTACCCTGGAAAGCCCTGGTATAGAAGGCCTTTCCTTGCCAATTGGTTGCCTTGAGCGTGTACTTCCCACCGGCCGATCCGGTCACGGTGACCGTGTCCTTGCCAGCCAGCGTCAGCTCCTTGAAGCGAACCCGGACCCACCGAGAGTCCGAGGCCGCACACACCTGCTGACTCGTCCCGGCCTTCGCCAGAGCGGTCTTGACTGCCACGGTCTTCGCGCCGGTCTCGGCGAGCTGGAGCTGCTCACCGGCGACGATCGTGTCTTGCTGGGTCTCCATCGACGCGGCGACCGGCCGCGCGTCGTCGGACGGGTTGGTGGCGACGACGGTCAGGGCTCCGGCGAGCAAACCACCGGTGATGAGTGCGGCGATCGTGGTACGTCTGGACGGTCTGTTCAGCATGGTTCCACCTTGGGCGATAGGGGTGAAAGCAAAGTAGCGGGCTGAACACAATCAGCAACCACCCCGCAAAGCACCACGCGATGTTCACTGAATGAACACCGCGTGAAGGAGCTACCTGGAACCGTTTTCCGGCGGACTGTTCAGAGTTTTACGGCGCGGGTCCGCCACAGCAGGTACACGAAGTACGGCGCCCCGATCAGCGCGGTCAGCAGCCCCGCCGGGATCTGCGCCGGCGCCAGCAGCGTCCGCCCGAGGCTGTCCGCGACACTCACCAGTACTGCGCCCAGCAGAGCTGCGATCGGAAGCAACCGCGCATGCCGCCCACCCACGAGCGCCCGCGCCGCATGCGGAGCAACGAGACCGACGAAGCCGACCACCCCGATCGCCGAGACAGCCGCGGCGGTCATCAACGCCGCGCCGACCAGCGCGACCAGACGGGTGCGCTCCAGCCGTACGCCGAGAATGCGCGGGACGTCGTCATCCAGCGAGAGCAGGTCCAGCTCACGCCGAGCCAGCACGATCACCGGGGTGAGGACGATCAACGCGATCGCCACCGGGATCACCTGCGGCAGCGTCCGTCCGTAGGTGCTGCCGGACAGCCAGGTCATCGCGAGGCTGATGTTCCACGGGTCGGTGTAGACGATGACGAAGGTGATGATCGCGGTCGTCGCCGACGAGACGCCGACCCCAATCAGCACCAGCCGGTCCGAACTGAGCCCACCCCTCCAGGAGACCAGATAGACCAGCGCAAAGGTGGCCAGCGCGGCCACTGCGGCGACGCCGGACAAGAGCCAGATCCCGGCCGTCGGTACCGCCATCAGGACGACGACGGCGCCGACCCCGGCTCCGCCCGTGATGCCGAGGATGCCCGGCTCGGCCAGCGGGTTGCGGCAGACGGCCTGCACGGTCGCGCCCGCGATCGCGAGCGCCGCTCCGCAGAGGACGGCCGAGAGCACCCGCGGGAAACGCGTGTCGAGGACGTACGTGATCGCCCGCCCGGACCGGCCGTTGATCCAGTTGACGATGTCGCCGGTACGCAGGAAGGCATCACCCGCAAGCATCGCGAACACGAGCGCCGCCACCAGCAGCACGACCAGCGAAACGGTGACGATCCAGAAAGTACGCCGGGTCCGGAGACCGCCACCGGCTCGCCCGGCCTGTTGCCGGCTCGGACCGGAGTCGCGGAACCGGCGGGCCAGCCAGACGAGCACGACCGCGCCGACGAGCATCGTCATGATGCCGGTCGGGATCTCCACTCCTGCTTGGCCGCCGAGGATCGCGCGCAGTACGACGTCCGACGCGATCACCACCAAGATGCCGGACAGCCCGGACAACGGCAGCAGCACCCGGTGCCGCATCAGGCCCGGGACGAGCGGAGCGATCAGCCGGACGAGCACCGGCGCGACCAGTCCGACGAACCCGACGGGGCCGGCGACAGTGACAGCCGCGGCCGACAGCAGCACGGTCACGAGGGTGATCCACACCCTCGTACGGCGAACCCGGACACCCAGTACGGAAGCCGTATCGTCGCCCAGGGCAAGGATGTCCAGCTTCGGCGCCAGTACCATCGCCCCGATGATGCCGACGGCAACAATCGGCGCCATCTGCTTGACCGCGACGAGGTCGGTCTGGACAAGGGTCCCGGCTCCCCAGGCGAAGGTGCCGATCGTCTCCTCGCGATAGAGCAGCATCAGCAACGTGGTCACCCCGGCGAGCGCCATCGCGACCGCCGATCCGGCCAGGATCAACCGCGTCGGCCCGGCGGTGCCACCGGCCGACAAGCTCAGTACCAGTACTGCGGCCGCCAACCCGCCGACAAACGCGATGCCACCCGACGGAAGGGTCGGCAGCGAAATCCCGAAGGCGGCGAAGATGACAACAGCCAAATAGGCACCGGCGTTGACGCCGAGCGTGTCCGGCGAAGCGAGCGGGTTCCTGGCCAAGGACTGCAGACCAGCACCGGCAACACCCAGCGCCAGCCCGACCAGTACTCCGGCCAGCAGCCGAGGCAGCCGCGACGCGACCAGCACGTTCGCCGAGTTGTCCGTGCCTTGGCCGATCACCAGCTTGAGCAGGTCCCCGGCGTTCACCGAGGACGTGCCCTGGGTCAGGTGAATCGCCGCCAGCAGCACGACCGCGACGATCGCGATCGTGAAGACGCCCGCCACGCGCACCCGGCGTACAGGCTCCAGGGGCGCGGTGGCGAGGTCGGGCCGCTGGGCGGTCAGCTGGGTCAAGAGGTGACTGCCTGCACCGTCGCGTCGATGAACTGCTCGGTCGACTTCGGGCCGCCGAACATCCAGATCCCGTCGGCGAGCCGGTGCACGTTGCCGCTCTTCACGAACGGCAGGTTCTTCCAGATCGCGTTCTTGGCCAGGTCGCCGCCGAACACGTCACCGCCGTCGCCGTTGTTGGCGATGTAGAGGAACTCGCCGTCCTTCAGCTTGGTCAGACCCTCGATATCGGTCTGCGCGAGGCCGTAGTCGGGGTCGCCGGCCGCGGTCCAGGCGTTCTTCAGGCCGAGCTCGTTGGTGACGGCGCCGAGCAGCGAGCCCGAGGTGTACATCCGGATCGAGATCGTGCTGCCCTGCTTGTAACCGTCGGCCATCGTGTACGGCGTACCGGCCTTGCCCGCGTCGGCGATCTTCTGCTTGCCCTCGGCAAGCTTCTGGTCGAACTCGGCGAGCGCCGTCTTGGCCTGGTCGGTCTTGCCGACCGCCTGGGCGATCAGCTCGAGGTTCGTCTTCATCTGCGGGATCGCGTTCTTCGCGTCGGCGCCGCGGATGACCAGGACCGGCGCGGCCTTCTCCAGTTGGGTGATGGTGGCCGGGGACTCGTCGGTGGTGGTGATGATCAGGTCGGGCGTCAGGGCGACGATCGCGTCCACACTGGCCTCGCCGCGGGTACCGACATCCTTGGCCGAGCCGTCGAGCTTGCCCGCGCTCACCCAGGCGGTGTAGCCCTTCACGTCGGCGACGCCGACCGGCTGCACGCCGAGGGTGATCAGGTTCTCGATGATCTCCCACTCGAGGCCGACCACCTTGGTGGCGGGCGCCTTGAGGTCGACCTTCTTGTTCCGCGCGTCGGTGACGGAGACCGGCTGGTTCGCGCTCGAACTGTTCGCCTCGGGGGTGATGTTCTCGCTACTGCCGCACGCGGTCAGCACCAAGGCCAGGGTTGCGGCGACTAGGGCGGTGAGTCTTTTCATCAATGACCTCAGTTGGTTTGCTGGAGGGTTTGGCGTTGCAGGTGCTTGCCGACCGGCCGGGTGGTGACCAGGCCGGTCGCCGGGTCGGTACCGATCTCGATCCGGATCCCGTAGGTCTCGGACAGCGCATCCGCCTGCAGGACCTCGGCCGGCGTACCGGTGCTGCGGATCCGGCCCTGGTCGAGCAGGGCGATCCGGTCGGCGACGGCGGCGGCCTGGTTCAGGTCGTGCAGGACGACGCCGACGGCGACCCCGTGGTCGTCGGCGAGGTCGCGCATCAGGTCGAGGATCTCGATCTGGTAGCGCAGGTCGAGGAAGGTGGTCGGCTCGTCGAGCAGCAGTACGCCAGTGTCCTGCGCGAGACAGGTGGCGAGCCAGACGCGTTGGAGCTCGCCGCCGGACAGTTCGTCGACGGCTCGCTCGGCCATTACTGCGACTCCGGTGACGTCCATCGCGTGGGTGATGGCGCGATTGCCGTCGGGGTCGTCGTGCCGCCAGCGACCGCGGTACGGGTGCCTGCCGTAGCCGACGACGTCCCTCACGCTGACACCGTTGGGCGTCGGGCGGGACTGCGAGAGCAAGGTCACTCGCCGGGCGAAGTCCTTCGACGAGAGGGCGAGTGCGTCCGCTCCGTCGGGGAAGCTGATCTCGCCGGCGTCAGGCTTGTGCAGGCGGGCCAGTGCGCGCAGCAGCGTCGACTTGCCGCTGCCGTTCGGCCCGACCAACGCGGTGACCTCGGCGGCCGCGATCTCCAGCGACGCCCCGTCGACCACCTGCTTGCCGTGATACCCGAGAGACAGTTCAGTCCCGGCCAGCCCCACTGACTCCCGCATGGCACGAAGGATAGCCTCACCTAAGTACGGATGTCAGCTTCACAACCAGCGATCGGGTGACTACAGGTTACGCGAGGAGTTGGGCGGCTAGCCACGGGTAGGCGAGGGTGAAGGCCTGGGTGGCGAACTGCCAGTTGTGGCCGCCCGGCCGGACGGTGAGGGTGGAGGTGATGCCTACCTTCTTGCCGGCGGCGATGAACTCCTTGGCCACCCGGATGTGAGTGAGCTCCTCGGTGCCGTCGAGGTACTGGCCGGTGATCGCGGGGTACGGACCGTGCTTGGCCATCACGGTCAGCGGGGCGTGCGCGTCGTACGCGGCCTGCGATCCGCCGAAGAGGTTGGCGACCGTCTGGGCCTGGTCGCCGGTGTTCGGGGCCTCGTCGCCGGAGATGTCGACGAAGTGCCGGAACACCTCGGGATGCTCGGTGACGAGACCGATGGCGCAGGTACCGCCCATCGAGAACCCGGCGATCGCCCACTTCCGCGGATCCGTCGAGGCGCCGAAATGCTTCTCGACGTACTGCGGTACGTCGAGCACGAGGTGGTCCTCCGACTGACCGTGCGGACCGTTGACACACTCGGTGTCGTTGCCGAATCCGCCCGTCGGGTCGACGAAAACCAGGATCGGGCCGTCCCCGTGATGCCGGGCGGCGTACTGCTCGGCGGTCTGGACGGCCTGTCCGATGCGGATCCAGTTCTCGGGCTTGGAGTGCTCGGCGGCGATCATCTCCACCGCTGGGAGGGCTGGTCGCTGCTTCTGGAACCACGCCGGAGGCAGCCAGACCAGCTCGGGCCGGTGCTTGAACCCGCTCGGCGTCGCCGGGATGGTGATCTTGACGAGCTTGCCCGTCTTCTGGGCGACCGGGTCCGGCTTGCTGTTCAGTTGATGCAGTGACACCTCACCCGGGACCTGCTTGTTCTCGATCCCGGCGACTGCGTCAGCGACTGTGGGGAAGTACCCGACGAACTGGTTGATCCCGTTGGCGCAGACGACCGCGGCCAGCGTGGCCGCGACGACCGCCGCTCCCCGATGGCGCCAGTTGACTGTCCGCGACACTGACGCGTGCACCCGGTGAGGTGCGTTCCAGCCGACGGCCAGTACCAGCAGCGCGCAGACCACTACCGCCAGCCACAACCACACGGCGACAGGCAACGGGTCGGTCACCCCTACCGCCGGTACCACCACCCACGCCATCAGGGCCGCGATCCCCACCGACCCCAGCGCTATGAACGGCAGCTTCCGGGTCCGCCAACGTGCGTCCCGCCACCCCACTGCCGTGATCAACGCGACCAGCGCGAACCCCTCGAGGGTCCACGGCAGCCATCCGCTCAGCAGCGATACCTGTGAAGCCACATCACCCTCCGTCGCGCCCGTACCCCCGAAGGTAGACGCCCTGCCGAGCACTATGGTTGCCCCAACCCCGCAGGTTGTCGTGGAACGCCAAGGAGGAGTTATGGGACGCGCCGTTCGTCGCCGCTCGTTGATCGTCGGCGCAGTGGCACCTGGATTGGTGGCTGCTCTTGGGCTGACGGCCTTGGCCAGTCCGATGGCTACTGCCGCGCCGGCCTCGTACTTCTCCCCCGGTGCGCCGGGAGATGGAGATCCGTACTTCCCTGACATGGGCAACGGCGGGTACGACGTCAGCCACTACGACATCAAGCTCGCGTTCAGCCCCACGACGCACGCGATCAGCGCGACGACGACGATCCTCGCTCGCGCCACGCAGAACCTGTCTCGCTTCGACCTGGACTTCCAGGGTCCGCTGAAGATCAGCAAGCTCTCGGTCAACGGTCGGAAGGCGTCCTTCAAGCGCAGCGGTGCGCAGGAACTGGTGATCACTCCGCCCCACGGGCTGCGGCGCGGGACCAAGTTCGTCGTCTCGGTGACGTACGCCGGCGTACCGCAGAAGATCGATGACCCGGCGCTGGGTATCTCCGGCTGGGCCGCGACCAAGGACGGCGCGGTCGCGCTCAACCAGCCCATCGGGGCGGCGACCTACTACCCGGTGAACGACACCACGCGCGACAAGGCGACGTACTCGCAGACGGTTTCCGTGCCGACCGGGCTCACGGTACTGGCCAACGGCGAGCCCGGGCCGACGACGTCGCGTGGCGGCCGGACGACCTTCCGCTGGACGATGAACCGGCCGATGGCCAGCGAGCTGTCGATGCTCGCGATCGGGAAGTACAACGTCACCCGCGGCAAGCTGCGCGACGGCCGCCCGAACATCACCGCCATCGGCCAGTCGGTCGACACCGTGGCCGGCCAGGGCAAGGTCTTCAACCAGACCACCGCGCAGATCGTCGAGTGGGAGCAGTCGCTGTACGGCCGCTACCCCTTCGACTCGACCGGCGGGATCATCGGCGACGTCGGCGTCCACTATGCGCTCGAGACCCAGGGCCGGCCCGTCTACGACCAGCGCAGCAGCAAGGTCAGCGGCGACCTGCTCGCCCACGAACTCGGCCACCAGTGGTTCGGCGACAGCCTTACCCCCGCGCGCTGGTCGGACATCTGGCTCAACGAAGGCTTCGCCACCTACTCCGAGTGGCTGTACCAGGAGAAGTTCAAGGGCATCCCCGCCCAGCAAAGCTTCACCGAGGCCTACACCGGCGAAAAGGACTGGACCGGCAAGGTAGCCAACCCCGGCCGCGACCAAATCTTCGACGACCTCGTCTATACCCGAGGCGCCCTGACCCTCCACGCCCTCCGCCTGAAAATCGGCGACAAAGCCTTCTTCAAGATCCTCAAGCAGTGGCCCACCACCCACCGCCACGGCAACGTCACCACCCAAACCTTCATCCACTACGTAGAACACCAAACCCACCAAAACCTGAGCACCTTCTTCACCACCTGGCTCTACCAACCAGGCAAGCCAAAGCTCTAACCCGATGCCTGGACAGGGCGTTCAGCTCGGCGACCGGAGACGGGCGGCCTGACCGGAAACAAACTTGCACCTGGAGCAAGTTAGTTACCAGATAGCGCCTACCCGCACCGACTTCAGCACCCTCTGACCCGCCCAGCCCTCAGCTCAGACCACCGTCCGCCTCTCCCCCGACAGCGAGCCAGTGGCAGCCCAGCAGCCCCCGTCGGATTTCCCGACCGGGGCTGCTGGGCTTGGGCTTCCCTGATGACCATGCCGGCGGATTGTCGAGATCTAATGCCCGGACTGCGACAACCGCCTGGCATGTCCGCGGTCCAGTAGGCGTGGTGGACCGCGGACCCCGGATCGTGGGAAGGCAGACAGCCGAGGAGATGACCGACCTGCTGATCAGTTCCTCGCCGAGCCTCCAGCGGATTCACCGAAAGGCGGGCGACGACAAAAGACGCCTCGGGACTCCCGCTCCCGAGTAGTCCTGGCGGCCACGGCCACGCCAGAGAGAATCGCCAGCCTTCACAGGGGTGCGACACCGAAGGCATCCGATCACCTGCACGTGCCGCGAGCCGCCGGCTGGCAGGCCGCCGATCTCGGAGCTGAAGCTCTAGCCGAACCGGCGCAACTGCCGACCGAGCCAACGCTCAGCCGAAGCTACCGGCCTCCCGTAGCCCATATTTATATATGTTCTTTGTTCTTGTTCTTGTTCTTGTTCTACAGGGTGGCGGCTAGTTCGGTGCCTTGGAGGATGGCTCGTTTGGCGTCTAGTTCGGTCGCCTGGTCGGCGCCGCCGATTAGGTGGGTGGTGGGGGTGGAGAGGTCGCGGACCGGTTCTTGGCCGGCGCAGATGACGATGGTGTCGACTGCCAGGACGCGGGGGTTTTCGTGTTTGGGGCCGAAGGTCAGGTGGAGGCCTTCGTCGTCTATGCGTTCGTAGTTGACGTTGGTCAGTTGCTCTACGCCCTTGTTTTTCAGGGCGGCGCGGTGGACCCAGCCGGTGGTTTTGCCCAGGGTGGCGCCGATTTTGCCGGGCTTGCGTTGGAGTAGGTAGATCTGGCGCGGGGATGGTTCGGGGTGGGGTTTGGTGAGGGCGCCGGGGGTTGTTTGCGGGTCGGTGACGCCCCATTCGGCTTTCCAGGCGGGGAGGTCCAAGGTCGGGGAGTCGATCGTGGTGAGGAACTCGCTGACGTCCACCCCGATGCCGCCGGCGCCGATGACGGCGACCGTCTTGCCGACGGGGCGGCCGTGGCGGACTACGTCGACGTACGAGAGGACTTTCTCGTGGTCGATGCCGGGGATGGACGGGATGCGCGGGACGACGCCGGTGGCGAGGATGACCTCGTCGAAGCCTTCGAGGTCAGCGGCGACGGCACGGTGGCCGAGGTGGAGTTTGACGCCGGTCAATGCGAGTCGGCGTTCGTAGTACCGGATGGTTTCGGCGAATTCTTCCTTGCCGGGGATCCGGCGGGCGATGCCGAACTGGCCGCCGATCTCGTTGTCTGCTTCGAAAAGCTCCACGTCATGACCGCGTTCTGCCGCGGTGACCGCAGCCGACAAGCCCGCCGGTCCGGCGCCGACCACGGCAATGCGGCGGGTACGCCGAGTTGGCAGCAGCACCAATTCGGTCTCCCGAGCGGCGCGTGGGTTGACCATGCAACTCGCGTGCTGTCGAGCGAACACGTGGTCCAGGCACGCCTGGTTGCAGGCGATGCAGACGTTGATCTCGTCCGCCCGGTCAGCAGTTGCCTTGAGCACCCATTCCGGATCGGCCAGGAACGGGCGAGCCATACTGATCAGGTCGGCGTCGCCGCGAGCCAGTACCTCCTCGCCCACCTGTGGCAGGTTGATCCGGTTCGACGTCACCACCGGGATGGAGACGTGCGGCCGGAACGACGCCGTGATCGACGTGAAAGCAGCCCGCGGCACCGACGTCACGATGGTCGGCACCCGCGCCTCGTGCCAGCCGATCCCGGTGTTGATGATCGACGCGCCCGCCGCCTCGATCTCCTTGCCTAACGCAACAACCTCCGACCAGTCCTGCCCACCCGGGACCAGGTCCGCCATCGAGAGCCGGTAGATGATCAGGAAGTCCGGCCCGACCCGCTCGCGGATCCCCCGGACGATCTCGACCGCGACCCGGCGCCGGTTCTCCGCGCTGCCACCCCAGCGATCGCGGCGCATGTTGGTCCGCTCGGCCAGGAACTGGTTGATGAAGTACCCCTCGGACCCCATCACCTCGACCCCGTCGTACCCGCCCTCCTGAGCCAGCGCCGCACACCTCACGTACGCCGCGATCTGCGACCGCACGCCGCGATCCGTCAACGCCCGCGGTTTGAACGGGTTGATCGGTGCCTTCACAGCCGACGCCGAGACGCTGAACGGGTGATAGGCATAGCGCCCGGCGTGCAGGATCTGCAACGCGATCAGCCCGCCCTCGGCGTGCACCGCATCCGTGACCTGACGGTGCCCACGGGCCTCCCGGCGAGTGGTCAGCTTCGAGGCGAAGGGAGTCAGCCAGCCGGTCCGGTTCGGTGCGTAGCCGCCCGTGACGATCAGGCCGACGCCGCCGCGTGCCCGCTCGGCAAAGTACGCGGCGAGCTTCGGCAAATCCTTGGCCCGGTCCTCGAGACCGGTGTGCATCGACCCCATGATCACCCGGTTCTTCAGGGTGACGTGGCCGAGGTCGAGCGGGGCCAGCAGGTTCGGGTACTCGCTCATGAGGTGCCCTCCGATCGCATCGCCTGGATCACTTCGTCGCACCAGCCGAGGAACGACTCCTCGGCGCGGACACCGCCGCGGAGTACGAGGTACTGGTGTAGTTCACGGCCGTTGAGTTTGTCGGGCTTGGGAAAGTCGCGGCGCTGGATACTCCGGTACGTCTCCAGCCGGATCGCGTGTTCGGCGCGGTGCCGCTCGACTTCCCGCAGTACTGCGGAAGCGTCGCCCAAGGAGGCGCCGCGGAGCTTCACCGCCAACCCGTCACGCAAGATCGCCGGGTCGACGGGCTCGGCGATCCACTGGGCAAGCTCAGAGCGGCCGGCTTCGGAGACCTCGTAGACCTTCTTGTCCGGGCGGCCGTCCTGGGCGACGTCGGTGTGGGTGACCCAGCCTGCGTCGTCCATCCGGCGCAGCACCCGGTAGATCTGCTGATGGGTCGCCGGCCAGAAGAAGCCGATCGACCGGTCGAACCGCCGGGCCAGCTCGTAGCCCGACCCCGCGCGCTCGGTCAGCGAGACGAGGATCGCGTGTTCGAGGGCCATGCCACCGACCATACCTATGCAACGCGTTGCAGTGCACCTGATTGCAAGCCAGTTCACACCGGCCGGTTGGTCTGATGAGGGAGAATGGTTGCAGACGCCAGCTATTGCGGAGCGGAGAAACTTCCATGGAGCACCCGACCAGGACCACGTTGCCCGGGATCGGCACCCGGTACGACCTCACCACCGACGGCGGCAAGCACGTCTCGGTGGTGGTGCACACGGACGGCCGGCGGTTCCTGGGGTTCCACGATCCCGAGGACGACGACAACTGCCAGGCCAGCGTGCCGCTCGGCCCGGCCGAGGCGAGCGCGCTCGGCCAGCTGCTGATCCCCGCGCCGATCGAGCCGCTGCGCGGTGACATCGAGATCGACCTGGTCACCGAGCAGATTCCGATCACCAGCCGCTCTCCGTACTCCGGCCGCACGCTCGGCGACACCCAGGCGCGC
This region includes:
- a CDS encoding metallophosphoesterase family protein; its protein translation is MLNRPSRRTTIAALITGGLLAGALTVVATNPSDDARPVAASMETQQDTIVAGEQLQLAETGAKTVAVKTALAKAGTSQQVCAASDSRWVRVRFKELTLAGKDTVTVTGSAGGKYTLKATNWQGKAFYTRAFQGSCVTVKPNFASSASSYRVDAYQAGILATVTVAAAGDICGSACNQTRPLVEAMNPTAVITAGDNAYESGTLSEYNNSYNPQWGVFKSKTFPTPGNHEYVTANAKGYFDYFNGVGQATGRAGDRTKGYYSYDVGDWHFVALNSNIAKTSTSAQVQWLRADLAASTKPCTAAYWHHSRFAAGNYSDNTSMQPFFQALYDYKADLVISGHDHNYIRFAPSKPDGTKDATNGVRQLLIGTGGRALYGAGGTTKATIEKKDYNTFGVGKLTLTATGYTAAFVPVAGRTFTDSVQGTCHPK
- a CDS encoding alpha/beta hydrolase; this translates as MASQVSLLSGWLPWTLEGFALVALITAVGWRDARWRTRKLPFIALGSVGIAALMAWVVVPAVGVTDPLPVAVWLWLAVVVCALLVLAVGWNAPHRVHASVSRTVNWRHRGAAVVAATLAAVVCANGINQFVGYFPTVADAVAGIENKQVPGEVSLHQLNSKPDPVAQKTGKLVKITIPATPSGFKHRPELVWLPPAWFQKQRPALPAVEMIAAEHSKPENWIRIGQAVQTAEQYAARHHGDGPILVFVDPTGGFGNDTECVNGPHGQSEDHLVLDVPQYVEKHFGASTDPRKWAIAGFSMGGTCAIGLVTEHPEVFRHFVDISGDEAPNTGDQAQTVANLFGGSQAAYDAHAPLTVMAKHGPYPAITGQYLDGTEELTHIRVAKEFIAAGKKVGITSTLTVRPGGHNWQFATQAFTLAYPWLAAQLLA
- a CDS encoding iron ABC transporter permease, with the protein product MTQLTAQRPDLATAPLEPVRRVRVAGVFTIAIVAVVLLAAIHLTQGTSSVNAGDLLKLVIGQGTDNSANVLVASRLPRLLAGVLVGLALGVAGAGLQSLARNPLASPDTLGVNAGAYLAVVIFAAFGISLPTLPSGGIAFVGGLAAAVLVLSLSAGGTAGPTRLILAGSAVAMALAGVTTLLMLLYREETIGTFAWGAGTLVQTDLVAVKQMAPIVAVGIIGAMVLAPKLDILALGDDTASVLGVRVRRTRVWITLVTVLLSAAAVTVAGPVGFVGLVAPVLVRLIAPLVPGLMRHRVLLPLSGLSGILVVIASDVVLRAILGGQAGVEIPTGIMTMLVGAVVLVWLARRFRDSGPSRQQAGRAGGGLRTRRTFWIVTVSLVVLLVAALVFAMLAGDAFLRTGDIVNWINGRSGRAITYVLDTRFPRVLSAVLCGAALAIAGATVQAVCRNPLAEPGILGITGGAGVGAVVVLMAVPTAGIWLLSGVAAVAALATFALVYLVSWRGGLSSDRLVLIGVGVSSATTAIITFVIVYTDPWNISLAMTWLSGSTYGRTLPQVIPVAIALIVLTPVIVLARRELDLLSLDDDVPRILGVRLERTRLVALVGAALMTAAAVSAIGVVGFVGLVAPHAARALVGGRHARLLPIAALLGAVLVSVADSLGRTLLAPAQIPAGLLTALIGAPYFVYLLWRTRAVKL
- a CDS encoding ABC transporter ATP-binding protein, with translation MRESVGLAGTELSLGYHGKQVVDGASLEIAAAEVTALVGPNGSGKSTLLRALARLHKPDAGEISFPDGADALALSSKDFARRVTLLSQSRPTPNGVSVRDVVGYGRHPYRGRWRHDDPDGNRAITHAMDVTGVAVMAERAVDELSGGELQRVWLATCLAQDTGVLLLDEPTTFLDLRYQIEILDLMRDLADDHGVAVGVVLHDLNQAAAVADRIALLDQGRIRSTGTPAEVLQADALSETYGIRIEIGTDPATGLVTTRPVGKHLQRQTLQQTN
- a CDS encoding ABC transporter substrate-binding protein gives rise to the protein MKRLTALVAATLALVLTACGSSENITPEANSSSANQPVSVTDARNKKVDLKAPATKVVGLEWEIIENLITLGVQPVGVADVKGYTAWVSAGKLDGSAKDVGTRGEASVDAIVALTPDLIITTTDESPATITQLEKAAPVLVIRGADAKNAIPQMKTNLELIAQAVGKTDQAKTALAEFDQKLAEGKQKIADAGKAGTPYTMADGYKQGSTISIRMYTSGSLLGAVTNELGLKNAWTAAGDPDYGLAQTDIEGLTKLKDGEFLYIANNGDGGDVFGGDLAKNAIWKNLPFVKSGNVHRLADGIWMFGGPKSTEQFIDATVQAVTS
- a CDS encoding NADPH-dependent 2,4-dienoyl-CoA reductase: MSEYPNLLAPLDLGHVTLKNRVIMGSMHTGLEDRAKDLPKLAAYFAERARGGVGLIVTGGYAPNRTGWLTPFASKLTTRREARGHRQVTDAVHAEGGLIALQILHAGRYAYHPFSVSASAVKAPINPFKPRALTDRGVRSQIAAYVRCAALAQEGGYDGVEVMGSEGYFINQFLAERTNMRRDRWGGSAENRRRVAVEIVRGIRERVGPDFLIIYRLSMADLVPGGQDWSEVVALGKEIEAAGASIINTGIGWHEARVPTIVTSVPRAAFTSITASFRPHVSIPVVTSNRINLPQVGEEVLARGDADLISMARPFLADPEWVLKATADRADEINVCIACNQACLDHVFARQHASCMVNPRAARETELVLLPTRRTRRIAVVGAGPAGLSAAVTAAERGHDVELFEADNEIGGQFGIARRIPGKEEFAETIRYYERRLALTGVKLHLGHRAVAADLEGFDEVILATGVVPRIPSIPGIDHEKVLSYVDVVRHGRPVGKTVAVIGAGGIGVDVSEFLTTIDSPTLDLPAWKAEWGVTDPQTTPGALTKPHPEPSPRQIYLLQRKPGKIGATLGKTTGWVHRAALKNKGVEQLTNVNYERIDDEGLHLTFGPKHENPRVLAVDTIVICAGQEPVRDLSTPTTHLIGGADQATELDAKRAILQGTELAATL
- a CDS encoding M1 family metallopeptidase; translated protein: MGRAVRRRSLIVGAVAPGLVAALGLTALASPMATAAPASYFSPGAPGDGDPYFPDMGNGGYDVSHYDIKLAFSPTTHAISATTTILARATQNLSRFDLDFQGPLKISKLSVNGRKASFKRSGAQELVITPPHGLRRGTKFVVSVTYAGVPQKIDDPALGISGWAATKDGAVALNQPIGAATYYPVNDTTRDKATYSQTVSVPTGLTVLANGEPGPTTSRGGRTTFRWTMNRPMASELSMLAIGKYNVTRGKLRDGRPNITAIGQSVDTVAGQGKVFNQTTAQIVEWEQSLYGRYPFDSTGGIIGDVGVHYALETQGRPVYDQRSSKVSGDLLAHELGHQWFGDSLTPARWSDIWLNEGFATYSEWLYQEKFKGIPAQQSFTEAYTGEKDWTGKVANPGRDQIFDDLVYTRGALTLHALRLKIGDKAFFKILKQWPTTHRHGNVTTQTFIHYVEHQTHQNLSTFFTTWLYQPGKPKL